From Theileria orientalis strain Shintoku DNA, chromosome 4, complete genome, the proteins below share one genomic window:
- a CDS encoding uncharacterized protein (galactose oxidase/kelch, beta-propeller domain containing protein) — MGKKESRSKKGDDGKESKEKKTKKSISKESALNSILKNLSAEILKRSEDKSSGRWVKLGSERPSPRAHSSFTRIQGELVVMFGGEFFDGIEVSLYNDTFLYNLVTHEWMKLDSPSNPLPRCSHQALYYDNRIYIFGGEFNTVDQFRHFNDIYYLCLTTLRWNLLNVTGTVPTPRSGHRMALWNDYWVLFGGFHDNGKECSYYNDLYYFDMKKFKWNKVNQTMFSNSLPDPRAGCVLLPLNDSKHLLMHGGFSKKDTGKNVSGTSYQDTWLIDMNSVLTNNANILVWSKVQSPKNADLSFATGISYLSEKDLGIVFGGVSDVDEGLSMKSTFTNKCYKLNLNQRKYNPIEIGCNDIDLEDIGGLSLSKTAPTPRMNANVALYNNVFYVYGGIVEIKTVEVTLSDMWALDLQRDEWMCIDAGFENHKMFADRLELEESEDSEDELSIDSDDSESLTDSDEYDELDEDSGSKDDSSMEE, encoded by the exons ATGGGAAAGAAGGAGAGTAGATCCAAGAAAGGGGATGACGGCAAGGAATCCAAGGAAAAGAAAACGAAAAAGAGCATATCTAAGGAATCCGCACTAAATAGCATTTTAAAGAACCTGAGTGCAGAGATTTTGAAGAGAAGTGAAGACAAAAGCAGCGGAAGATGGGTAAAACTTGGTTCTGAGCGGCCTTCCCCGAGAGCACACTCGTCGTTTACTAGAATCCAAGG GGAGCTTGTCGTGATGTTCGGGGGAGAGTTTTTTGACGGAATTGAGGTTTCGCTGTACAACGACACCTTTCTCTACAACCTCGTAACTCACGAGTGGATGAAGTTGGACTCGCCGTCTAACCCACTGCCAAGATGCTCACACCAGGCACTTTATTATGA CAATCGCATTTATATCTTCGGAGGAGAATTTAACACGGTTGACCAGTTTCGGCATTTTAACGACATTTACTACCTATGTTTGACGACGCTGAGGTGGAATTTGCTAAATGTGACTGGCACAGTTCCGACACCCAGGAGTGGCCACAGAATG GCGTTGTGGAACGACTACTGGGTGCTATTTGGAGGCTTTCACGACAATGGAAAGGAGTGTAGCTACTATAACGACCTCTACTATTTCGACATGAAGAAGTTTAAATGGAACAAAGTTAACCAGACAATGTTTTCGAACTCATTGCCGGATCCAAGAGCGGGATGCGTGCTACTCCCACTGAACGACA GTAAACACTTGCTCATGCACGGCGGATTCAGTAAAAAGGACACGGGCAAAAACGTCTCAGGGACCAGTTACCAG GACACCTGGTTGATTGACATGAACTCAGTGTTGACGAACAACGCAAATATACTGGTCTGGAGCAAAGTGCAGTCCCCCAAAAATGCAGATTTGAGTTTCGCAACAG GAATATCGTATTTGAGTGAGAAGGATCTTGGAATCGTATTTGGTGGAGTAAGTGACGTTGACGAGGGACTGTCGATGAAATCAACTTTTACAAACAAGtgttacaaattaaacCTAAATCAGAG GAAATACAACCCAATTGAGATAGGATGCAATGATATAG ATTTGGAAGATATCGGGGGCCTATCATTGTCTAAAACAGCACCAACACCAAGAATGAACGCCAATGTGGCTCTTTACAATAATGTGTTTTACGTATACGGGGGGATCGTTGAAATTAAAACCGTAGAGGTGACACTGAGTGACATGTGGGCACTGGACCTGCAAAG GGATGAGTGGATGTGCATAGATGCGGGCTTTGAAAACCATAAAATGTTCGCAGACAGGCTGGAGTTGGAGGAATCCGAGGATTCGGAAGATGAATTGAGCATAGACTCAGATGATTCGGAAAGTTTGACTGATTCCGATGAATATGATGAGCTGGATGAGGATAGCGGCTCCAAAGATGACTCAAGCATGGAAGAATAA
- a CDS encoding translation elongation factor 1-alpha — MPTVRRIKSVKWDEDDLDDYYSDDYSDSENEDSGYAKKNGKFSKTQVKLNVTPKREIVSKTAHQKPVCQTHSNFPLCSPKKAVIDTNKSPNRYPLNVVVLGAVDAGKSTLLGHFLTLTNCVDKKLKNLKHLSWILDQGEDERDRGITIDPTKCQFNLSLKNAHTIHNSNNTLSNGIVKNATVYDTIKVNVIDTPGHHDLIQNLVVGAVFANAAVIIVDSNDVLKSEVFSAYFSEHMLLLYTLGIRNVIVCINKIDRFQYSEETYNRVLKEIAKLVKMYESTVTFIFMPVSALNGDNLVTKSSNLSWYKGPSLIESLQIVSLDIVKRPVVTYDKVICHIFDLWESGKSVNCSCFLEGCKLKIPIEMVSHPNSVQVKFTSAQSLPIPLVTVGDGNDVNEASSSTSYVNDFVDSVEMKGTEIANLLGTKIIVDANTHARIKNNTSSIVRTNGFYGFIYLNKMNRSKLTIGENVELFVGYSKQSAHIRSMEIVDRKMGSKKTYSIAPGQFAYVEFASNTQILVEPISRESSYISNLITNDVGKGAEGVPRGKNYDSHVGILSRLLVRSSGNFVAGGAVVASQ, encoded by the exons ATGCCCACAGTGAGGAGAATAAAATCTGTAAAATGGGATGAAGATGATTTGGATGATTATTATAGCGACGATTACTCGGACTCTGAAAACGAGGATTCCGGGTACGCCAAAAAAAATGGCAAATTCTCTAAAACTCAAGTCAAGCTGAATGTAACACCAAAAAGGGAGATAGTTTCCAAAACTGCACACCAAAAGCCAGTGTGTCAAACTCACAGTAATTTCCCGCTTTGTAGTCCAAAAAAGGCTGTAATCGACACCAATAAATCCCCAAACAGATACCCTTTAAATGTAGTTGTCCTTGGAGCAGTAGATGCAGGAAAGTCTACTCTTCTCGGCCATTTCCTCACACTCACGAACTGCGTGGACAAAAAACTCAAAAACTTAAAGCATCTCTCCTGGATTCTAGACCAGGGTGAGGACGAGCGGGATCGAGGAATCACAATAGATCCCACCAAATGCCAATTCAACTTATCACTGAAAAACGCACACACAATTCATAACTCAAACAACACACTAAGCAACGGAATTGTAAAGAATGCCACCGTGTACGACACAATTAAGGTGAATGTGATAGACACTCCCGGCCACCATGATCTCATACAGAATCTAGTGGTTGGGGCAGTGTTTGCAAACGCCGCAGTAATAATCGTTGACTCCAACGACGTCTTAAAGTCAGAGGTGTTTAGCGCCTACTTCAGCGAGCACATGCTCCTGTTGTACACTCTAGGAATAAGGAACGTGATAGTATGCATAAACAAGATAGACCGGTTCCAGTATTCAGAGGAGACCTACAACAGGGTTCTAAAAGAGATAGCAAAGCTGGTGAAGATGTACGAGTCGACAGtcacatttattttcatgCCAGTATCAGCACTCAACGGTGATAACCTGGTTACAAAATCATCAAACCTTAGTTGGTACAAAGGACCTTCACTAATAGAATCACTACAA ATTGTTTCACTGGATATCGTTAAGAGGCCAGTTGTGACGTACGATAAGGTCATATGTCACATATTTGACCTGTGGGAGTCGGGAAAGAGCGTTAACTGCTCATGTTTCTTGGAAGGATGCAAGTTGAAGATTCCAATTGAAATGGTCTCACACCCGAACTCAGTGCAAGTTAAGTTTACCTCAGCACAGAGTTTGCCAATACCACTCGTCACAGTAGGTGATGGAAACGACGTGAATGAGGCGAGCAGTAGCACATCGTACGTGAACGATTTCGTCGACTCGGTGGAAATGAAGGGAACAGAAATAGCAAACCTGCTAGGAACAAAAATCATAGTGGACGCAAACACGCACGCAA gaataaaaaacaacacCTCCAGCATCGTGAGGACAAATGGATTTTACGGATTCATATACCTTAATAAGATGAACAGGAGTAAACTAACAATCGGAGAAAACGTGGAGCTGTTTGTAGGATACTCAAAACAGTCAGCACACATAAGGTCAATGGAAATAGTAGACAGGAAAATGGGAAGTAAGAAGACGTATTCAATAGCACCAGGACAGTTCGCATACGTGGAATTCGCATCgaacacacaaatattaGTGGAACCAATATCGAGAGAGTCGAGTTACATAAGTAACCTAATAACC AATGATGTGGgaaaaggagctgaaggagtgCCGAGGGGAAAAAATTATGACAGCCACGTCGGAATACTGAGCAGGCTGCTGGTGAGAAGCTCAGGCAATTTCGTAGCAGGAGGAGCAGTTGTAGCAAGCCAGTAG
- a CDS encoding uncharacterized protein (Short-chain dehydrogenase/reductase SDR family protein) produces MTQAEKEKKMEEINPKGLYVLSYLLEPFFRIRLAKGSVLALFLDVDTLKESHLLLMYFGVFSVGLTCILLFVHFFLSCGKTLPRRALKKIDLKGKVALVTGGYSGIGYETVLQLLKWNCKVVICGRNKTKATNAIEKLKSTNSFDPFNVSFIEMDLDDLVSVKKGVEVFLKNYDSLDFLINNAGLYAAQCETTKMNVERNFSSNFLGHFCLTQLLLETIKKTKGRIVNVSSMAHYHYDPNMDKLLETKSTTALDTSEGSHYYGRSKFLMIWLARTLQRKMREEKQMVLCFSMSPGLVKTPLTWPMKGKYLCLIPRIFAPLIMKRPVDGAATTLYLCTAPPWQLVPGGYYSDCNLGLVSKHVNDKEKEDKLFSIAQEMVDNVLK; encoded by the exons ATGACCCAGGCCGAGAAGGAGAAAAAGATGGAGGAGATTAACCCAAAGGGCTTGTACGTTTTGTCATACTTGTTGGAGCCCTTCTTCAGAA TTAGGCTTGCTAAGGGTTCCGTCTTGGCCCTATTCCTTGATGTTGACACACTAAAGGAATCGCACTTATTGTTGATGTATTTTGGCGTATTTTCGGTCGGTTTAACATgcattttattgtttgttCACTTTTTTCTGTCCTGCGGAAAAACATTGCCACGTAGAGCtcttaaaaaaatagatcTTAAAGGTAAAGTTGCTCTAGTCACAG GAGGATATAGTGGCATTGGATACGAGACTGTTTTACAATTGTTGAAATGGAATTGTAAAGTGGTGATTTGTGGAAGGAATAAGACTAAAGCAACCAATGCGAttgaaaaattgaaatcaACCAACTCATTTGATCC ATTTAATGTTTCATTCATTGAAATGGatttggatgatttggTCTCGGTTAAAAAGGGAGTGGAGGTGTTCTTGAAGAATTATGACAGTCTGGACTTTCTGATAAACAACGCTGGATTGTACGCTGCACAATGCGAGACCACCAAAATGAACGTTGAACGTAATTTCTCGTCGAACTTTCTCGGACACTTCTGTCTCACGCAGTTGCTGCTGGAAACAATTAAGAAGACGAAGGGCAGGATCGTCAACGTGTCGAGCATGGCCCACTACCACTACGATCCCAACATGGACAAGCTGCTTGAGACAAAGAGTACGACGGCTCTCGATACGTCTGAGGGCTCGCACTACTACGGAAGGTCAAAGTTCTTAATGATATGGCTCGCGCGCACGCTTCAGAGAAA GATGAGGGAGGAAAAACAGATGGTACTGTGCTTCAGTATGTCACCGGGGCTTGTGAAGACTCCACTGACCTGGCCTATGAAAGGGAAGTACCTGTGCTTGATTCCACGCATCTTTGCTCCTTTGATCATGAAACGCCCTGTAGACGGCGCTGCTACCACCTT gTACTTGTGTACAGCGCCGCCTTGGCAACTAGTACCGGGAGGTTACTATTCCGATTGTAACTTGGGGCTAGTAAGCAAACACGTCAACGacaaggaaaaggaggacaAATTATTTAGCATTGCACAGGAAATGGTCGataatgtattaaaataa
- a CDS encoding pyruvate kinase has product MSVKRLISSSTSSESIHQHSNISLQKVMREISSSDIRDKRTHIVCTMGPACSKVETIVDMIKAGMNICRFNFSHGNHESHSKTLAVIREAMKLVPEANIGLMLDTKGPEIRTGYLKDHMPINLEAGNTLRITTDYSIEGNNEVISCSYKKLPQSVSVGGIILIADGSLSCEVLSIGENEITVKVLNNAKIGEYKNMNLPGVKVDLPILTETDKDFILNFGVPNRMNFIALSFTQTPEEIEYVRSLLGEEGKHIKIIPKIENIEGLANYDQILDASDGIMVARGDLGMEMPIEKVCLAQKLMIKKANMKGKPIITATQMLESMVNNPRPTRAESADVINAVLDGSDCVMLSGETAGGRFPVECVAIMARLCFEAENCQSMRDILAERLLNTEFQLSVPECVARSAVFLSLDVMAKMILVFSQTGRTAGLVSKYRPKCLILSISPHEHVTKALTVTRGVLSLLVESLEDSEKNVHNCIQIAKKRDLLRSGDYMVVVHGSKQNVSGSSDLLKVVQIP; this is encoded by the exons ATGTCAGTCAAAAGATTAATTTCTTCTTCCACCTCGAGTGAAAGTATTCACCAACACTCGAACATCTCGCTCCAAAAGGTGATGAGGGAGATATCCTCTAGCGATATCAGGGACAAGCGTACCCATATAGTCTGTACAATGGGACCAGCATGTTCAAAAGTCGAGACGATAGTAGATATGATAAAAGCAG GAATGAACATTTGCCGCTTCAACTTCTCCCACGGGAACCATGAATCGCACTCAAAGACGCTCGCCGTTATCCGCGAGGCGATGAAGCTGGTGCCGGAGGCAAACATAGGGCTGATGCTGGACACGAAGGGGCCGGAGATTAGAACGGGGTACCTCAAGGATCACATGCCAATCAACCTGGAGGCAGGAAACACGCTTAGGATCACCACGGATTACTCAATCGAGGGAAACAACGAGGTGATCAGCTGCTCGTACAAGAAGCTGCCTCAGTCAGTGAGCGTTGGTGGAATCATCCTGATAGCAGACGGGTCACTGTCCTGCGAAGTCCTGTCGATAGGAGAAAATGAGATAACAGTAAAGGTGCTGAACAACGCAAAGATAGGAGAGTACAAAAACATGAACCTGCCGGGAGTGAAGGTGGACCTGCCGATCCTGACGGAGACGGACAAGGACTTTATACTTAACTTCGGAGTGCCGAACAGAATGAACTTCATAGCGCTGTCGTTCACGCAGACGCCAGAAGAGATCGAGTACGTCAGAAGCCTGCTGGGCGAGGAGGGCAAGCACATAAAAATCATCCCGAAAATTGAAAACATAGAGGGCCTTGCCAACTACGACCAGATCCTGGACGCCTCGGACGGAATCATGGTGGCCAGAGGAGACCTGGGAATGGAGATGCCAATAGAAAAGGTGTGTCTGGCGCAGAAGCTTATGATCAAGAAGGCGAACATGAAGGGAAAGCCGATCATAACAGCAACACAGATGCTGGAGTCGATGGTAAACAACCCGCGCCCGACGCGCGCAGAGTCGGCGGACGTGATCAACGCAGTGCTCGACGGCTCGGACTGCGTGATGCTGTCGGGAGAGACCGCAGGAGGACGCTTCCCAGTGGAGTGCGTGGCGATCATGGCGCGCCTGTGCTTTGAGGCGGAAAACTGCCAGTCGATGCGCGACATACTGGCGGAGCGCCTGCTCAACACGGAGTTCCAGCTCAGCGTGCCGGAGTGCGTGGCGCGCTCCGCAGTCTTCCTGTCCCTAGACGTCATGGCGAAGATGATCCTGGTCTTCAGCCAGACGGGAAGAACGGCAGGGCTGGTGAGCAAGTACCGTCCGAAGTGCCTCATCCTTTCCATCTCGCCGCACGAGCACGTAACCAAGGCGCTCACAGTCACGAGGGGTGTTCTGTCGCTCCTAGTGGAAAGCCTGGAGGACAGCGAAAAGAACGTACACAACTGTATTCAAATTGCAAAGAAGAGGGACCTGCTGAGGTCAGGAGATTACATGGTGGTGGTACACGGCTCGAAGCAGAACGTTTCAGGCTCATCTGATCTGCTCAAGGTCGTCCAAATACCATAA
- a CDS encoding uncharacterized protein (nucleolar, Nop52 family protein): protein MENTVRSICQNLVSNDHNVRRRAIKNVLELFKKTNTIDDLSLQKLCKGLYYSLWMTDDPIQINKLSLDIIQLYKSLRPNARDRKAAENGEVDEKEVDIRLRYIKSLMDTVSKEWPLLDKNRVDKVLLFTRILVSEILYYMNQLRWDLSVLNKLSELYMGVFSTDNLGLWLHFIQVYLNELVMNYNHLAEATTNGVGKKNTSNSTINKEKNSNIDGLQLLYVLKPFVMMFVNNKDKLLLTTIYNYVFKELHKLNDITDITVVVWLLNALLNPRSTLQEEEPIKDRSDAVETADDCGRDTGDDARLHTTNYEEKVKGLNKKYIKSTLKQYGSILKNELTPNERSHLEHMVYSLFPARKESDLCYEEDAEEEEDLDQDSDAQNCGDADFSSEEANGDFISLASFSMRRMTKRRLRNLFILNNTRRYLILIKPTDDESVKFMNKLKKPKVRNQLFYYSLIRLKRLKLQYRFKHGHLNKIHNFNREPKSKFNVNLKQALENIRNVKPLKSSLAKRAKSGESSTLTSSRKNKKKNVVFNLQINQVTAIPSRRKKIQPFSLLVSLNGLSIQSSL from the exons ATGGAGAACACCGTCAGATCTATTTGCCAAAACCTAGTAAGCAACGATCACAATGTTAGAAGAAGggcaataaaaaatgtgctcgaattgtttaaaaagaCAAACACAATTGACGATTTAAGCCTCCAGAAGCTCTGCAAAGGCCTATACTACTCGCTATGGATGACAGATGACCCGATTcaaatcaataaattgTCATTGGACATAATACAGCTGTACAAGTCGCTCAGGCCAAACGCGAGAGATAGGAAAGCAGCGGAGAACGGCGAAGTGGACGAAAAAGAGGTGGATATCAGGCTCAGGTACATTAAGTCACTGATGGACACAGTCAGTAAGGAGTGGCCGCTCTTGGACAAAAACAGAGTCGACAAGGTGCTGTTGTTTACAAGGATACTGGTCTCGGAGATTCTATACTATATGAATCAACTGCGATGGGATTTATCGGTTTTAAACAAGCTGAGTGAGCTGTACATGGGAGTGTTTAGCACAGATAACCTGGGCCTGTGGTTGCACTTCATACAAGTGTATTTGAACGAGCTGGTGATGAACTATAATCACCTGGCGGAGGCCACGACCAACGGAGTCGGTAAGAAAAATACCTCAAACAGCACAATAAATAAGGAGAAGAACAGCAATATAGACGGGCTTCAGCTGCTATACGTGTTGAAGCCGTTTGTGATGATGTTTGTTAACAACAAGGataagctgctgctgacaacaatatataactaCGTGTTCAAGGAGCTGCACAAGTTGAACGATATCACGGACATAACAGTTGTAGTGTGGCTGCTTAATGCGTTATTGAATCCCAGAAGCACGCTCCAGGAAGAAGAGCCTATCAAAGATAGAAGCGATGCCGTTGAAACAGCTGATGACTGTGGTAGAGATACCGGTGACGATGCTCGTTTGCATACTACTAATTATGAGGAAAAGGTAAAGGGCCTGAATAAAAAGTACATAAAAAGCACGCTGAAACAGTACGGGTCGATCTTAAAGAACGAGTTGACGCCAAACGAAAGGTCGCACCTGGAACACATGGTATACTCACTGTTCCCAGCCAGAAAGGAATCGGACCTGTGCTACGAGGAAGACGccgaggaagaagaggaccTTGACCAGGATTCAGACGCACAGAACTGCGGTGACGCGGACTTCAGCAGTGAAGAGGCAAACGGAGACTTTATAAGCCTGGCCAGTTTTAGCATGCGGAGGATGACTAAGAGGAGGCTGAGGAACCTGTTTATCCTGAATAACACGCGGAGGTACTTGATTCTCATTAAGCCCACCGACGACGAAAGCGTTAAGTTCATGAACAAGTTAAAGAAGCCCAAGGTCAGAAATCAGCTTTTCTACTACTCGCTGATAAGACTGAAGAGACTTAAGCTCCAGTACAGGTTCAAGCACGGCCACTTGAACAAGATACACAACTTCAACAGGGAGCCCAAGTCGAAGTTCAACGTGAACCTGAAGCAGGCGCTGGAAAACATCAGGAACGTCAAGCCGCTCAAGTCCTCGCTGGCAAAGAGAGCCAAGAGTGGCGAGAGCAGCACCCTGACGAGTAGCAGGAAGAATAAGAAAAA GAATGTCGTTTTTAATCTTCAAATCAATCAGGTCACTGCCATACCGTCTcgaaggaagaagatacaGCCGTTTTCACTACTTGTAAGTTTAAATGGGCTTTCCATTCAGTCGTCTCTTTGA
- a CDS encoding ankyrin repeat containing protein — translation MSKDNEEYSNISSDKCQYNTHGLNSKEPGSVSGNQVSDADNDPLDLSKDCERCLYITSNSKKLDSAFTMNLKHTNTCKKLESTHLDSIKLSKHDLEVLKDEMFDSIANTQLQQIISNSASNASNPRSVEPENSKSANASDAQSSLVEKEGPASTLSSIPDQPSSEQNLKKFDKYLDQNISNPNLRQGHEDNEVWKHTIKRIEPFLDVYSLLMLRQTCKTLYYHKYKLRSHATLSFRGFAGFDSKWIFETILPLVHHVLDLPDNCKIRFDFTGCILLKDICTVYLLKSNMITNNFESRQYARNVRELVFDFCHQITDKSLEVMLATKMPNLQRLSLTCCRNENFTGLPFVRGLSRSNWPKFNKFRCTFSNIFLEPLQTIADFIYRSMHTSDTLKTLTNYTSLNSLSTGNYSDVSRPSSINNATLTFKEEVKKDRNDSEEIEFEICGSWGSRRLLDKLGFGIYCTTFTNALKSNNYNMCSKLTKKLQAQLSSLSEQANMKDNSCLALTKNRGSELLVNCPITVKDRSHNNVGIWTLPILLVIHQQNMDMFMLLIKRGARLNVWDSLNKSPLLIACELGFNNFVEKIVKFTMPPIPYDNSRHIPLIVAISNSNVPLVKLLLKENFDINYRCPSIKHYKSPLYVACEHYNLPIIKLLLEKGADPNWKYKHRSTPTLLGYQQDPKPLIAVCKLNKIKIVEMLLSKRVDLNTFDSFGTTPLHAACEEANLEIASLLLEHDAQLDAQDVFGRTPLHMAILENKPQVVALLLERGARLDLKEYSCGETPLMTAIRTRNEQIATLIVKSRKVDPSTVDYHGKNLNYYLQFYKMNKLEVYLTPTSV, via the exons ATGTCAAAAGATAACGAAGaatattcaaatatttcAAGTGATAAATGCCAATACAACACACACGGTTTAAACTCCAAGGAACCGGGCAGTGTATCGGGAAATCAAGTCAGCGATGCCGACAATGACCCCTTGGACCTGTCAAAGGATTGCGAAAGGTGCCTGTACATAACGAGCAACTCAAAGAAGCTCGACTCAGCCTTTACGATGAACCTGAAGCACACGAATACCTGTAAAAAACTGGAAAGCACGCACCTGGATTCAATAAAGCTCTCGAAGCATGATTTGGAAGTCCTGAAGGACGAAATGTTCGACTCGATTGCGAATACGCAATTGCAGCAAATCATCTCAAACTCAGCAAGCAACGCGAGTAACCCTAGGAGCGTAGAGCCTGAGAATAGTAAGTCGGCGAATGCTAGTGACGCGCAGAGCAGTTTGGTTGAAAAGGAAGGGCCAGCATCAACCCTAAGTTCAATACCAGATCAACCGAGTTCAGAACAGAATCTTAAGAAGTTTGACAAGTATCTAGATCAGAACATAAGTAACCCGAACCTGAGGCAGGGGCACGAAGACAACGAGGTCTGGAAGCACACAATCAAGAGAATAGAGCCGTTCCTGGACGTGTACTCGCTGCTGATGCTGCGACAGACGTGCAAGACGCTCTACTACCACAAGTATAAGCTCAGGTCGCACGCGACGCTCTCGTTCAGAGGCTTCGCAGGCTTCGACTCGAAGTGGATATTTGAAACGATACTGCCGCTGGTGCACCACGTGCTGGACCTGCCGGACAACTGCAAGATCAGGTTCGACTTCACGGGCTGCATCCTGCTGAAGGACATATGCACAGTGTACCTGCTGAAAAGTAACATGATCACCAACAACTTTGAGTCGAGGCAGTACGCGAGGAACGTGAGAGAGCTGGTCTTCGACTTCTGCCACCAGATCACGGACAAGAGCCTGGAGGTGATGCTGGCGACGAAGATGCCGAACCTGCAGAGACTGAGCCTGACGTGCTGCAGAAACGAAAACTTCACAGGCCTGCCCTTCGTGAGAGGACTGAGCAGGTCAAACTGGCCGAAGTTCAACAAGTTCAGGTGCACCTTCTCGAACATATTCCTGGAGCCGCTGCAGACTATAGCAGACTTCATATACCGCTCGATGCA CACGAGTGACACGCTAAAGACGCTGACGAACTACACGAGTCTGAACAGCCTGAGCACCGGCAACTACAGCGACGTATCGAGGCCGTCGTCAATAAACAACGCAACCCTGACGTTCAAGGAGGAGGTGAAGAAGGACAGAAACGACTCAGAGGAAATTGAGTTTGAGATCTGCGGCTCATGGGGAAGCAGACGCCTGCTGGACAAGCTGGGATTCGGAATCTACTGCACGACATTCACGAACGCACTGAAGAGCAACAACTACAACATGTGCTcgaagctgacgaagaagctgcaggCGCAGCTGAGCAGCCTGAGCGAACAGGCGAACATGAAGGACAACAGCTGCCTGGCGCTGACGAAAAACAGAGGAAGTGAGCTGCTGGTAAACTGCCCGATCACAGTGAAGGACCGAAGCCACAACAACGTGGGAATATGGACGCTGCCAATACTGCTAGTGATACACCAGCAGAACATGGACATGTTCATGCTGCTGATCAAAAGAGGAGCGCGTCTGAACGTGTGGGACAGCCTGAACAAGTCGCCGCTGCTGATCGCGTGCGAGCTGGGCTTCAACAACTTCGtggaaaaaatagttaagTTCACAATGCCGCCAATACCATACGACAACAGCAGACACATACCGCTTATCGTGGCAATATCGAACTCGAACGTGCCGCtggtgaagctgctgcttaAGGAGAACTTCGACATCAACTACAGGTGCCCGAGCATCAAGCACTACAAGTCGCCGCTCTACGTGGCCTGCGAGCACTACAACCTGCCGATCAttaagctgctgctggagaaggGCGCGGACCCGAACTGGAAGTACAAGCACAGGTCGACGCCGACGCTGCTGGGCTACCAGCAGGACCCGAAG CCGCTCATCGCAGTCTGCAAGCTGAACAAGATCAAGATCGTGGAAATGCTGCTGAGCAAGAGAGTGGACTTGAACACCTTCGACTCCTTCGGAACGACGCCGCTCCACGCCGCGTGCGAGGAGGCGAACCTGGAGATCGCGAgcctgctgctggagcacGACGCACAGCTGGACGCGCAGGACGTCTTCGGAAGGACGCCGCTGCACATGGCGATCCTGGAGAATAAGCCGCAGGTGGtggcgctgctgctggagcgGGGAGCGCGcctggacctgaaggagtacTCCTGCGGAGAGACGCCGCTCATGACGGCAATCAGGACGAGGAACGAGCAGATCGCGACGCTGATCGTGAAGAGCAGGAAGGTTGACCCTTCCACAGTGGACTACCACGGCAAGAACCTCAACTACTACCTCCAGTTCTACAAGATGAATAAACTTGAAGTTTATCTGACCCCAACCAGTGTttaa
- a CDS encoding uncharacterized protein (NifU domain-containing protein) has product MRPFRGFSSKAVIPESYSEQETEVVESIKMLIEKRIRPVIQQDGGDVSFVSYDPSTVGYVYVKLSGACVGCVQSDITLKHMIQGMLCHYLDEITAVYSVDDDNNIITSSSANY; this is encoded by the exons ATGAGGCCGTTCAGGGGATTCTCCAGCAAGGCTGTGATTCCTGAGAGTTACTCGGAGCAGGAAACTGAAGTCGTGGAGAGCATTAAGATGCTGATAGAGAAGCGGATTCGTCCTGTGATTCAGCAGGACGGCGGTGACGTTTCATTTGTTTCCTACGATCCATCCACgg TAGGTTACGTGTATGTTAAACTGAGCGGTGCGTGTGTTGGTTGTGTTCAAAGCGACATCACGCTCAAGCATATGATACAGGGTATGCTGTGCCACTATCTGGACGAGATTACGGCAGTGTACAGCGTCGACGACGACAACAACATCATCACATCAAGTTCTGCAAATTATTAG